A stretch of Vibrio aphrogenes DNA encodes these proteins:
- a CDS encoding response regulator: MDSTYNIIIADDHPLFRNALFQSIHMAISGANLLEADSLDALLTLLEKVEEPDLLLLDLKMPGSNGMSGLIQLRAEYPDLPIVVISASEESSVVSQVKSHGAFGFIPKSSDMRELNNALNQVLNGDPFFPETLLQHHEACDALTQKLASLTPQQYKVLGMLSDGLLNKQIAYELNVSEATIKAHMTAIFRKLDVKNRTQAVILLQQLETDN, from the coding sequence CGACATACAACATTATCATCGCGGACGATCATCCTCTTTTTCGTAATGCCTTATTTCAATCGATCCACATGGCGATCAGTGGGGCTAATCTGCTGGAAGCCGACTCTCTCGATGCTCTTCTGACGTTATTAGAAAAAGTAGAGGAACCTGACTTATTACTCTTGGATTTAAAAATGCCAGGCTCAAACGGTATGTCCGGTTTAATCCAACTGAGAGCCGAATACCCCGACCTACCGATTGTGGTAATTTCCGCGAGTGAAGAATCAAGCGTGGTTAGCCAAGTCAAAAGTCATGGCGCTTTTGGTTTCATTCCTAAATCCAGTGATATGCGTGAGCTTAATAATGCGCTAAACCAAGTATTAAATGGCGATCCTTTCTTTCCTGAGACCTTATTGCAACACCATGAAGCATGCGATGCCTTGACGCAAAAACTCGCCTCTTTAACCCCACAGCAGTACAAAGTGCTCGGCATGTTATCCGATGGTTTGCTGAATAAACAAATCGCTTATGAGCTTAATGTCTCTGAAGCAACGATTAAAGCGCACATGACGGCGATCTTCCGCAAACTGGATGTCAAAAATCGCACGCAAGCGGTGATCTTATTGCAACAATTAGAAACAGATAATTAA
- a CDS encoding potassium/proton antiporter: MFIIDQLILLAAVLLVLGIISSKLSARLGLPLLVMFLIVGMLAGEDGPGGIYFDNAQIAHSLGSIALAIILFDGGLQTPTASIKQVWKPASILATFGVLITTIVTGVAAAYILDTSLLYGLLIGAIVGSTDAAAVFSLLRTAGIHINSRLKSTLEIESATNDPMAIFLTVGLLEVMTHKIEPGTGLLMLFLQQMGVGSLVGLGCGWVAVRIINNINLTTSGLYPVMVAALGLLSFGISANLGGSGFLAIFITGVVIGNSRFVFQRSTFLFHDGLAWLGQITMFVILGLLINPSSLLDVWVEGLLIATVLTLVARPLAIYPILHFFGFNKRESTLVSWVGLRGSVPIILAIYPLMYGLPNAEIIFNVVFFVVLISATIQGSTLPLAAKQLGLTEPPPPTPGATLEITTLGESDTEIVQYQLGEDSRAAGRHLSEMALPDGSLVAMISRGSKVIPPRGSTRLLAGDHLFIMMTPEAHDFVDLACASVDEQPSPALADRELLLRGVTTVGDMRHAYGITLPLEDHLSLAEVLMRAFEGQPQQDVGKEFGAVTLFIRDIVHRRITTVGVVLPSHQED; this comes from the coding sequence ATGTTTATTATTGATCAACTGATTTTATTAGCTGCCGTTTTACTGGTATTAGGGATTATTTCAAGCAAATTATCGGCACGTTTAGGCTTGCCGTTACTGGTCATGTTCTTAATTGTCGGCATGCTCGCCGGGGAAGATGGCCCGGGAGGCATTTATTTCGATAATGCGCAAATCGCCCATTCATTAGGCTCAATCGCTTTAGCCATTATTTTGTTTGATGGTGGCCTACAAACCCCTACCGCTTCGATAAAACAAGTTTGGAAACCCGCATCTATTTTGGCCACCTTTGGGGTCTTGATCACCACCATAGTGACTGGGGTTGCCGCGGCTTATATTCTAGATACCTCTTTACTGTACGGTCTATTAATCGGTGCGATTGTCGGCTCAACCGATGCCGCCGCCGTTTTCTCCTTACTGCGTACAGCCGGCATTCACATTAACTCTCGCTTAAAATCAACCCTGGAAATTGAAAGTGCCACCAACGACCCAATGGCGATTTTCCTAACCGTCGGGTTATTAGAAGTTATGACCCATAAAATCGAACCGGGTACTGGCCTTTTGATGCTGTTTTTACAACAAATGGGCGTAGGTTCTCTGGTCGGCTTAGGCTGTGGCTGGGTTGCTGTTCGTATTATTAATAACATTAACCTCACCACTTCAGGCTTATATCCAGTCATGGTTGCGGCTCTTGGTTTGTTATCTTTTGGCATCAGCGCCAACTTAGGCGGCAGTGGCTTCCTCGCCATTTTTATAACCGGTGTGGTCATTGGTAACAGCCGCTTTGTCTTTCAAAGAAGTACCTTCTTATTTCATGATGGACTGGCTTGGCTCGGTCAAATCACCATGTTCGTGATCTTAGGGCTGTTAATTAACCCATCCTCACTGTTAGATGTTTGGGTGGAAGGCTTGTTGATTGCCACTGTGTTAACCTTAGTTGCAAGGCCTTTGGCAATTTACCCTATTCTGCATTTCTTTGGCTTTAACAAGCGGGAAAGCACCTTAGTATCGTGGGTTGGCTTACGAGGCTCAGTGCCGATCATTTTAGCGATTTACCCGTTAATGTACGGTCTTCCCAATGCGGAAATTATTTTTAATGTGGTATTTTTCGTGGTCTTAATTTCAGCCACGATTCAAGGTTCAACCTTACCTTTAGCGGCCAAACAGTTAGGGCTAACCGAGCCACCACCACCGACTCCGGGTGCGACCTTAGAAATCACAACCTTAGGGGAAAGTGATACCGAAATCGTACAATATCAATTAGGCGAAGACTCACGTGCCGCCGGACGCCACTTATCAGAAATGGCGCTACCCGATGGCAGTTTAGTGGCGATGATCTCTCGTGGAAGCAAAGTGATCCCTCCTCGAGGTTCAACGCGACTGCTCGCGGGCGATCATTTATTCATAATGATGACACCGGAAGCCCACGATTTTGTTGACTTAGCCTGTGCCAGTGTTGATGAGCAACCAAGTCCCGCATTAGCAGATCGTGAGCTATTATTAAGAGGTGTTACCACAGTTGGTGATATGCGACACGCTTATGGCATTACCTTGCCACTCGAAGATCACTTATCATTGGCTGAAGTATTAATGAGGGCATTTGAAGGTCAACCCCAACAAGATGTAGGGAAAGAATTTGGCGCTGTCACCCTCTTTATTCGTGATATAGTTCATCGTCGAATTACCACTGTGGGAGTGGTATTACCTTCGCACCAAGAAGATTAA
- a CDS encoding MarC family protein: protein MLTILITQFVVLWAVIDPVGTVPVYLSQTHGLTSKQKRLVALKAVGIATGVLLFFLIMGQILLEAMQIPLPAFQAAGGLVLLLFALSMIFGEGKPAQETKLSKQLGRSELANLAVYPLAIPSIASPGAMMAIVLLTDNHRNSIIDQSLTAGVMVLVLLATLALLLGASSIHKLIGNVGAAIISRVMGLILAAVAVNNLLMGIRDFYF, encoded by the coding sequence TTGTTAACCATCTTAATCACCCAATTTGTTGTGTTATGGGCGGTCATTGATCCTGTCGGCACCGTTCCAGTTTATCTTTCTCAAACACATGGCTTAACCAGTAAACAAAAACGACTGGTGGCATTGAAAGCAGTAGGTATTGCCACTGGCGTGTTGCTGTTCTTCTTAATCATGGGACAAATTTTGCTCGAAGCCATGCAAATCCCATTACCGGCTTTCCAAGCGGCGGGCGGTTTAGTGCTCTTACTGTTCGCCTTGAGTATGATTTTTGGAGAAGGCAAACCGGCTCAAGAAACCAAACTCAGCAAACAATTAGGTCGCTCAGAATTGGCTAATTTAGCGGTCTACCCTTTAGCTATTCCATCGATTGCCTCCCCAGGTGCCATGATGGCGATTGTGTTATTGACCGACAATCATCGTAATTCGATTATTGATCAAAGCTTAACCGCCGGAGTCATGGTGTTAGTTTTATTGGCAACCTTGGCGTTATTGCTAGGTGCGAGCAGCATTCATAAACTCATCGGTAATGTGGGCGCGGCCATTATTAGCCGAGTGATGGGGCTTATTTTGGCCGCCGTGGCAGTCAATAACTTATTAATGGGGATTCGAGACTTTTATTTTTAA
- a CDS encoding DUF4212 domain-containing protein, translating into MAFESDQHAQAYWKENLGIMATLLTIWFVVSYCAGILFVDALNTIQFAGFKLGFWFAQQGSIYTFVALIFVYVARMNALDKKYKVQED; encoded by the coding sequence ATGGCGTTTGAATCGGATCAACATGCTCAAGCCTATTGGAAGGAAAACCTAGGTATTATGGCGACACTGCTGACCATTTGGTTTGTGGTGTCTTATTGTGCCGGCATTTTATTTGTCGATGCACTCAACACCATCCAATTTGCAGGTTTTAAATTAGGATTCTGGTTTGCCCAGCAAGGGTCAATTTATACCTTCGTTGCGCTGATCTTCGTGTATGTCGCGCGTATGAATGCGCTTGATAAAAAATACAAAGTTCAGGAAGACTAA
- a CDS encoding sodium:solute symporter family protein — protein MDIQTWTFILVGITFALYIGIAIWARAGSTSEFYVAGGGVHPVANGMATAADWMSAASFISMAGIISFAGYDGSVYLMGWTGGYVLLALCLAPYLRKFGKFTVPDFIGDRYYSRTARLVAIFCAIFVSFTYVAGQMRGVGVVFARFLEVDINLGIIIGMAIVFFYAVLGGMKGITYTQVAQFCVLIFAFLVPAVFTSIMMTGHVFPQIGMGSTISGSDVYLMDRLEGLTQELGFNSYIDGSKSTVDIFFITAALMVGTAGLPHVIIRFFTVPKVKDARISAGWALLFISLLYTTAPAVASFARVNLIETINGPDQQGVAVENAPSWYNNWQSTGLVSWEDKNGDGKMFYSGDERNEMNINRDIIVLASPELAKLPNWVVALLAAGGLAAALSTAAGLLLVISTSISHDLLKKEFKPNMSDKQELIYARIAAAVAIVGAGYLGINPPGFVAQVVAFAFGLAAASFFPAIILGIFYKKMNKEGAIAGMVTGIAFTAAYIIYFKFINPAASTPDNWFFGISPEGIGTLGMCLNFVVSIVVNKFTAEVPKDVQDMVESIRYPKGAGAAHDH, from the coding sequence ATGGATATTCAAACTTGGACGTTTATTCTCGTCGGTATCACCTTTGCGTTGTATATCGGCATTGCAATTTGGGCGCGCGCGGGCTCAACCAGTGAATTCTATGTCGCTGGCGGTGGGGTTCACCCTGTTGCCAATGGTATGGCGACCGCTGCCGACTGGATGTCAGCAGCCTCTTTCATTTCAATGGCAGGTATCATTTCTTTTGCCGGCTACGACGGTTCGGTTTACTTAATGGGCTGGACTGGCGGTTACGTATTATTAGCCCTTTGCTTAGCCCCTTATTTACGTAAATTCGGCAAGTTCACGGTTCCTGACTTTATCGGTGACCGTTATTACTCTCGTACTGCACGCTTAGTGGCTATCTTCTGTGCCATCTTTGTGTCATTCACTTATGTGGCAGGCCAAATGCGTGGTGTTGGTGTGGTGTTTGCCCGCTTCTTAGAAGTCGACATTAACCTCGGCATCATCATTGGGATGGCGATTGTATTCTTCTATGCGGTATTAGGCGGCATGAAAGGCATTACCTATACTCAGGTTGCACAATTCTGCGTACTGATTTTTGCTTTCCTTGTGCCTGCGGTTTTCACCTCAATTATGATGACAGGACATGTGTTCCCACAAATCGGTATGGGTTCCACTATCTCTGGCTCTGATGTCTATCTCATGGATCGCTTAGAAGGGTTAACGCAAGAATTGGGCTTTAACTCCTACATTGATGGTTCAAAAAGTACCGTAGACATCTTCTTCATTACCGCGGCACTCATGGTAGGTACGGCGGGTTTACCGCACGTCATTATTCGTTTCTTCACCGTACCAAAAGTGAAAGATGCACGTATCTCAGCTGGTTGGGCACTTCTATTCATCTCACTACTTTATACCACCGCTCCAGCAGTAGCATCATTTGCTCGTGTCAACTTGATTGAAACCATTAACGGCCCAGATCAACAAGGGGTTGCGGTTGAAAATGCCCCAAGCTGGTACAACAACTGGCAAAGCACTGGTCTTGTTTCTTGGGAAGACAAGAACGGAGATGGCAAAATGTTCTACTCTGGCGATGAGCGTAATGAGATGAACATCAACCGTGACATCATCGTACTGGCTTCTCCTGAGCTTGCAAAATTACCTAACTGGGTAGTAGCACTCTTGGCGGCCGGTGGTTTAGCGGCGGCACTGTCGACAGCGGCTGGATTGCTCTTGGTGATCTCAACCTCAATTTCTCACGACTTATTGAAGAAAGAATTTAAACCCAATATGAGTGATAAACAGGAATTGATTTACGCTCGGATTGCTGCTGCCGTTGCGATTGTCGGGGCCGGCTACTTAGGTATTAACCCTCCCGGCTTTGTGGCGCAAGTGGTAGCCTTTGCCTTTGGTCTTGCGGCAGCCTCGTTCTTCCCGGCCATCATCTTAGGTATTTTCTATAAGAAGATGAACAAAGAAGGTGCGATTGCCGGTATGGTGACAGGTATTGCCTTTACTGCCGCTTACATCATCTACTTCAAATTTATTAACCCAGCGGCTAGTACGCCAGATAACTGGTTCTTCGGCATCAGCCCTGAAGGAATTGGTACGCTAGGCATGTGTTTGAACTTTGTGGTTTCGATTGTGGTCAACAAATTCACTGCAGAAGTACCCAAAGATGTACAGGACATGGTGGAATCTATCCGTTATCCAAAAGGAGCAGGCGCCGCGCACGATCACTAA
- a CDS encoding hybrid sensor histidine kinase/response regulator, translating into MQGWIVIPVSLAYLGVLFLIAWYGDRQKSWLYRWRPWIYSLSIAVYCTSWTFYGTVGQASADMWSFLPIYLAPILVFTFCWRILARLILITKREHITSIADFIAARYGKSQGLAITVTVIAVVGILPYIALQLRGITMGLELVAPNLMTQLGYQDLQVSWFVVLVMAVFTMLFGTRHIDNTEHHRGIMMAVAFESVVKLLAFLVVGIFVVVLIYQSPAISLSQLSRQYYQSPNIPTLLIHMLLTMAAIICLPRQFHTTIVENDQAKDLHVARRVFPLYLLLMGLFVLPIAWAGQALLVGNSADSYVISLPLSVGADQIALLAYLGGTSAASGMVIVSTIALTIMVSNDLVSPMLLRRMRLSSSRPGQIGGFLLNVRRALIALLLLGAWGFYAILDKVPSLSVIGLLSFAAIAQFAPALLGGLYWRKGNRQGVYAGLILGFVVWILTLMLQTNMLAGSEETNLLVWMMTPPLWLQSLQLQSSDWGMALSLVVNSMAYILVSLLTRSSLSERLQAASFVGTPLPENEDVSLYQSRVSVAELEMLASRFVGRKRARMAFQLFWSQQPETQLPQQQASAPLIRHTERVLAGVFGASSARLVLTSALQGRNMQLEEVAAIVDEASELYDFSRGLLQGAIEHVSQGIAVVDKQLRLVAWNQRYLELFDFPPGLIQVGRPIADIIRHNAQQGLCGPGDPEVHVRRRVEHLERGTKHTSSRIREDGQVIEVQGNPMPGGGFVMSFSDITAFRRAEQALKEANETLEDRVQERTHELENLNTKLVMATRDAQQASQSKSRLLAAVSHDLMQPLNAARLFASSLTETAQDDQTKQFSAHIESALGAAEDLISDLLDISRLESGKVPTDVRCFELREVLDKLDAEFSVLAAEQNIHFDRVATQLKVNSDPKLLRRVLQNLLTNAFRYSQQEARLGKVVLGVRRTQHQVRIEIWDNGIGIPYEKQGEIFEEFTRVDANRADQGLGLGLAIARGITRLLDHKLELRSWPQQGTVFSVTLPRCHQSLSTVKKENWVQPAPLANIKVLCVDNEPDILLGMKTLLTRWGCEVRTAVDLKQSLQALEQDWCPEVVFSDYHLDQGKTGLQVLYQLRAQLGNSFVGVVISADRSDDVNQAIQQGGFQFLTKPVKPLKLRAILNRL; encoded by the coding sequence ATGCAAGGATGGATCGTAATCCCCGTATCATTGGCGTATTTAGGGGTGTTGTTTCTTATCGCCTGGTATGGTGATCGACAAAAAAGTTGGTTATATCGTTGGCGTCCTTGGATTTATAGCCTTTCGATTGCTGTGTATTGTACCTCATGGACCTTTTATGGCACGGTTGGACAAGCCAGTGCTGATATGTGGTCTTTCCTGCCTATTTATCTTGCTCCCATTCTCGTTTTTACCTTTTGTTGGCGTATTCTGGCGCGTTTAATTCTTATCACGAAACGAGAACACATTACCTCAATTGCTGACTTTATTGCCGCACGTTATGGTAAGTCACAAGGTTTAGCGATCACCGTGACGGTGATTGCGGTTGTGGGAATTTTGCCTTATATCGCTTTGCAATTGCGGGGCATTACCATGGGGTTGGAATTGGTCGCGCCAAACTTAATGACACAACTGGGTTATCAAGATTTACAAGTTTCTTGGTTTGTGGTGTTAGTGATGGCTGTCTTTACCATGCTGTTTGGTACCCGTCATATTGATAATACCGAGCATCACCGTGGCATCATGATGGCGGTGGCGTTTGAATCTGTGGTCAAATTGTTAGCGTTTTTAGTGGTAGGCATTTTTGTGGTGGTGCTTATCTATCAATCGCCTGCAATCAGTTTGTCGCAACTAAGTCGTCAGTATTATCAATCTCCGAATATTCCCACCTTATTGATCCACATGTTGCTGACGATGGCGGCGATCATTTGTTTACCGCGTCAATTCCATACCACGATCGTTGAAAATGATCAGGCGAAAGATTTGCATGTCGCAAGGCGCGTCTTCCCGCTGTATTTATTACTCATGGGGTTATTTGTGTTACCGATTGCTTGGGCCGGGCAGGCGTTGTTGGTTGGTAACAGTGCTGATTCTTATGTGATTAGCTTGCCTTTGTCGGTTGGGGCCGATCAAATTGCGCTTTTGGCGTATTTAGGTGGAACCTCGGCAGCCAGCGGTATGGTGATCGTGTCGACCATTGCGCTGACTATTATGGTTTCTAACGATTTGGTTTCTCCAATGTTATTGCGGCGCATGCGTTTATCTAGTTCTCGACCGGGGCAAATTGGCGGCTTCTTGTTGAATGTTCGTCGTGCCTTGATTGCTTTATTGCTGTTAGGCGCGTGGGGATTTTATGCCATTTTGGATAAAGTGCCGTCTTTGTCGGTGATTGGATTATTGTCATTTGCCGCGATTGCTCAGTTCGCCCCTGCTTTACTTGGTGGCTTGTATTGGCGCAAAGGTAATCGACAAGGGGTGTATGCGGGGTTAATTCTCGGCTTTGTGGTGTGGATTTTGACGTTAATGCTGCAAACCAACATGCTGGCGGGCAGTGAAGAAACCAATCTTTTAGTTTGGATGATGACGCCTCCACTATGGTTACAATCTTTGCAGCTGCAATCGTCGGATTGGGGAATGGCACTGAGTTTAGTGGTCAATAGTATGGCTTATATCTTGGTGTCATTATTAACCCGTTCAAGTTTGAGCGAGCGCTTACAAGCGGCTTCGTTTGTTGGTACTCCGCTACCTGAAAATGAAGATGTGAGCTTATATCAAAGCCGGGTTAGCGTGGCGGAATTAGAAATGTTGGCCTCGCGCTTTGTCGGCAGAAAACGCGCTCGCATGGCTTTTCAACTCTTTTGGTCACAGCAACCAGAAACCCAATTGCCTCAACAACAAGCATCTGCGCCTTTGATTCGTCATACTGAAAGAGTACTGGCTGGGGTATTTGGAGCCTCTTCCGCTCGGCTGGTTCTGACCTCGGCCTTGCAAGGTCGTAATATGCAATTGGAAGAAGTGGCAGCGATTGTCGATGAAGCTTCAGAACTGTATGACTTTAGTCGTGGTTTACTGCAAGGGGCGATTGAGCACGTTAGTCAAGGGATTGCAGTGGTGGATAAACAGTTGCGGCTGGTGGCATGGAACCAACGTTATTTAGAGCTATTTGATTTCCCCCCAGGGCTGATTCAAGTGGGCCGACCGATTGCCGATATTATTCGTCACAATGCGCAACAAGGTTTATGTGGTCCGGGAGATCCAGAAGTGCATGTGCGACGTCGAGTAGAACATTTAGAGCGAGGGACTAAGCACACGTCGTCTCGGATACGTGAAGATGGTCAAGTGATCGAAGTTCAAGGAAACCCAATGCCCGGGGGCGGATTTGTGATGAGCTTTTCTGATATCACTGCGTTTCGCCGTGCTGAGCAAGCCTTAAAAGAAGCCAATGAAACTCTGGAAGACCGAGTGCAAGAACGAACCCATGAGCTTGAGAACTTAAACACTAAATTAGTGATGGCAACGCGCGATGCCCAACAAGCGTCACAATCGAAAAGTCGATTATTGGCTGCGGTCAGCCATGATTTAATGCAACCTTTGAATGCTGCGCGTTTGTTTGCCTCCTCGTTGACGGAAACCGCGCAAGATGATCAAACCAAACAGTTTTCTGCCCACATTGAAAGTGCGCTGGGGGCGGCGGAAGATTTGATCAGCGATTTATTGGATATCTCGCGCTTAGAGTCTGGCAAGGTGCCGACCGATGTGCGTTGTTTTGAGCTGAGAGAAGTTCTGGATAAATTGGATGCGGAGTTCAGTGTGTTAGCCGCTGAGCAGAATATCCATTTTGACCGCGTGGCGACACAACTTAAAGTTAATTCAGATCCTAAGCTGTTGCGCCGAGTGTTACAGAACTTGCTGACCAATGCGTTTCGCTATAGCCAACAAGAAGCACGTCTTGGCAAGGTGGTGTTAGGGGTTAGGCGCACTCAACATCAGGTGCGTATTGAAATCTGGGATAATGGCATTGGCATTCCGTATGAGAAACAAGGCGAGATTTTTGAAGAGTTTACTCGAGTTGATGCCAACCGAGCCGACCAAGGGTTAGGGTTAGGGCTTGCCATTGCGCGCGGGATTACCCGCTTATTGGATCATAAATTAGAGCTGCGCTCTTGGCCGCAACAGGGAACGGTGTTTTCTGTCACTTTGCCGCGTTGTCATCAATCCTTGAGTACGGTTAAAAAAGAGAACTGGGTGCAGCCGGCGCCGCTGGCCAATATTAAAGTGTTGTGTGTTGATAATGAGCCAGACATTTTATTGGGCATGAAAACCTTACTCACCCGGTGGGGATGTGAGGTGCGTACAGCGGTCGATTTAAAGCAAAGTTTACAAGCCTTGGAGCAAGATTGGTGCCCAGAGGTAGTTTTTTCTGATTATCATTTGGATCAAGGTAAAACCGGCTTGCAGGTGTTGTATCAACTAAGAGCCCAATTAGGGAACAGCTTTGTGGGAGTGGTGATCAGCGCTGATCGCTCCGATGATGTCAATCAAGCCATTCAACAAGGTGGTTTCCAGTTCTTGACTAAACCAGTCAAACCATTGAAATTAAGAGCCATATTAAATCGTTTATAA
- a CDS encoding 3-phenylpropionate MFS transporter, translating to MLTPSPFGWISQYFFGFFFVYGVYLPFWGIWLSAQGVSSGDIGILLGLGFATRCVVNLALTPRLHKVENLLPALRLVTFGSLIFASLHFASGGHFIWLALAVIGFNACFGPGMPLSDSVANYYSKLKLIDYGRSRLWGSVAFIVGSTVVGYLANDFGSDMIIYTAIAGLIVTVMLSLRKPTQLPVSQADVEDKEPPRLWGMMKQWPVLKFLILVALLQGSHSAYYSFSSIHWKDVGISEATIGYLWSFSVVSEVLIFAFSARLFSSWSLRKMFLVASVAVVVRWSGLALTNDVWLLAILQTLHGLTFALTHFATIRYILLAEDDQIVPLQALYNAIPLGAFVAVMTTISGWGYEYCNAGIFWLMAAMGLVAMLIKLEPQKS from the coding sequence ATGCTTACACCATCACCTTTTGGTTGGATTTCTCAATATTTCTTTGGATTTTTCTTTGTTTATGGAGTGTATTTACCTTTTTGGGGGATATGGTTATCCGCACAAGGCGTTTCCTCTGGAGATATCGGGATATTATTAGGCTTAGGTTTTGCGACTCGTTGTGTTGTGAACTTAGCCTTAACGCCACGCTTACATAAAGTAGAAAACTTATTACCTGCGTTACGACTAGTTACCTTTGGATCATTAATTTTTGCTAGTTTACATTTCGCAAGTGGTGGGCACTTTATTTGGTTGGCATTGGCTGTTATTGGCTTTAATGCTTGTTTCGGCCCGGGGATGCCTTTATCTGACTCTGTGGCGAACTACTACAGTAAATTAAAGCTGATCGATTATGGGCGTAGCCGTTTATGGGGCTCGGTGGCCTTTATCGTGGGTTCCACTGTGGTCGGTTATTTGGCCAATGATTTTGGTAGTGACATGATCATCTACACGGCGATTGCTGGTTTGATCGTCACCGTGATGCTTTCTTTGCGTAAACCAACACAATTGCCCGTGAGCCAAGCGGATGTTGAAGACAAAGAGCCGCCTCGTTTATGGGGGATGATGAAGCAATGGCCAGTCTTGAAGTTTTTAATTTTGGTCGCGTTATTACAAGGTTCTCACTCTGCGTATTACAGCTTTAGCTCGATTCATTGGAAAGACGTTGGTATATCTGAAGCAACGATTGGTTATTTGTGGAGCTTCTCGGTCGTATCGGAAGTCTTAATTTTTGCTTTTAGTGCTCGTCTATTTTCCAGTTGGTCGCTGAGAAAAATGTTCTTAGTCGCTTCTGTTGCAGTGGTTGTGCGTTGGAGTGGTTTAGCGTTAACCAATGATGTGTGGTTATTAGCTATTTTACAAACCTTACATGGCCTGACCTTTGCACTGACGCATTTTGCAACTATTCGCTATATCTTGCTGGCAGAAGATGATCAAATCGTGCCATTGCAGGCGTTATATAATGCGATTCCATTAGGCGCTTTTGTCGCGGTGATGACCACGATCAGTGGCTGGGGATATGAATATTGTAATGCAGGCATTTTCTGGTTAATGGCGGCCATGGGCCTAGTTGCGATGTTGATTAAATTGGAACCACAAAAAAGCTAA